One window of Camelina sativa cultivar DH55 chromosome 4, Cs, whole genome shotgun sequence genomic DNA carries:
- the LOC104783347 gene encoding U1 small nuclear ribonucleoprotein A-like — translation MEMQQEGNQQQGSEVSPNQTIYINNLNEKVKLDELKKSLNEVFIQFGKILEVLAFKTLKHKGQAWVVFEEAKSASTAIAKMNDFPFYDKRMRIQYAKTKSDVVAKADGTFVPREKRKRHEERAGGKKKKDQHHDSAQMGMANSAYPSVYGTAPPLSQVPYPAGVKPILPEAPAPPNNILFVQNLPHDTTPMMIQMFFCQYPGFKEVRMVEAKPGIAFVEYADEMQSTVAMQGLQGFKIQQDPMLITYAKK, via the exons ATGGAGATGCAGCAGGAGGGTAATCAACAACAAGGATCGGAGGTTTCTCCGAATCAGACGATTTACATCAACAACCTCAACGAAAAAGTGAAGCTTGACG AGCTGAAGAAATCGTTGAATGAAGTGTTCATTCAGTTCGGAAAGATACTGGAGGTGTTGGCGTTTAAGACGTTGAAGCACAAAGGGCAAGCTTGGGTTGTCTTCGAAGAGGCCAAGTCTGCTTCCACTGCTATTGCCAAAATGAATGACTTCCCCTTCTACGATAAACGCATG AGAATTCAATATGCCAAAACAAAGTCAGATGTGGTTGCCAAGGCGGATGGTACATTTGTTCCTCGcgagaagagaaaaagacatgaggagagag CAGGaggcaagaaaaagaaagaccaGCACCATGATTCCGCACAGATGGGCATGGCCAACTCAGCCTATCCAAGTGTCTATGGAACTGCACCTCCT CTTTCGCAAGTACCATACCCTGCTGGTGTTAAACCCATTCTCCCCGAGGCACCAGCTCCGCCAAATAACATCCTCTTTGTCCAAAACCTTCCTCACGACACAACTCCAATGATGATTCAGATGTTCTTCTGCCAGTACCCAGGGTTTAAGGAGGTTAGGATGGTTGAAGCCAAACCGGGAATCGCCTTTGTGGAGTATGCAGATGAGATGCAGTCAACGGTCGCAATGCAGGGACTTCAAGGTTTCAAGATTCAGCAGGACCCGATGCTCATCACGTATGCTAAGAAATAG